From a single Callithrix jacchus isolate 240 chromosome 5, calJac240_pri, whole genome shotgun sequence genomic region:
- the ASPSCR1 gene encoding tether containing UBX domain for GLUT4 isoform X1 produces MAAPAGGGGSAVSVLAPNGRRHTVKVTPSTVLLQVLEDTCRRQDFNPCEYDLKFQRSVLDLSLQWRFANLPNNAKLEMVPASRSREGPENMVRIALQLDDGSRLQDTFCSGQTLWELLSHFAQTRDGLQQPGGATPVCVYTRDEVMGEAALRDTTLQSLGLTGGSASIRFVMKRCDPVGKTPASLGSSASAGQAAASPPLPLESGELCRGDLSRQEDVDTMGSSCEDLQKKQSMRAPMPAPFVPFSGGGQRLGGPSGPMRPLISSSAKLPTSLSSPGGPSKPKKSKPGQDPQQEPEPEPPVDREPVVCHPDLEERLQAWSAELPDEFFELTVDDLRRRLAQLKSERKRLEEAPLMTKAFREAQMKEKLERYPKVALRVLFPDRYILQGFFRPSETVGDLRDFVRSHLGHPELPFYLCTFCPQSSPLQKQSWTTTRAPSFSPTPDCGPEQPGAGRGMPSAWQLQHSTVVPRHPSGPAPPRLPEANLFPAALVHFGAKEPAGVYLEPGLLERTISPSAADVLVARYMSRATRSPSPLPAPNPAPESEPPAEEGALGPTEPISEMVPPVKRSLGKVPKWLKLPANKR; encoded by the exons GTTTCAGAGGAGCGTGCTCGACCTTTCTCTCCAGTGGAGATTTGCCAACCTACCCAATAATGCCAAGCTGGAGATGGTGCCCGCCTCCCGGAGCCGCGAGGGGCCCGAGAACATG GTTCGCATTGCTTTGCAGCTGGATGATGGCTCCAGGTTGCAGGACACCTTCTGTTCAGGCCAGACCCTCTGGGAGCTTCTCAGCCATTTTGCACAGACCAG GGACGGCCTGCAGCAGCCTGGTGGGGCGACCCCAGTGTGCGTGTACACAAGGGATGAG GTGATGGGTGAAGCTGCCCTGAGGGACACCACACTGCAGTCGCTGGGCCTCACGGGGGGCAGTGCCTCCATCAG GTTTGTCATGAAGCGCTGTGACCCTGTGGGCAAGACCCCAGCAAGCCTGGGCTCATCAGCGTCGGCTGGCCAGGCAGCTGCCAGCCCTCCACTCCCCTTGGAATCTGGGGAGCTCTGCCGTGGTGACCTGAGCCGTCAGGAGGACGTGGACACCATGGGGTCCAGCTGCGAGGATTTGCAGAAGAAGCAGAGCATGAGGGCGCCCATGCCTGCCCCCTTCGTTCCTTTCTCAGGCGGGGGACAGCGACTGGGGGGCCCCTCTGGGCCCATGAGGCCTCTGATTTCATCATCAGCCAAGTTGCCAACATCCCTCTCCAGCCCCGGAGGCCCCTCCAAGCCAAAGAAGTCCAAGCCTGGCCAGGATCCCCAGcaggagccagagccagagccg CCTGTGGACCGGGAGCCAGTGGTGTGCCACCCCGACCTGGAGGAGCGGCTGCAGGCCTGGTCGGCAGAGCTGCCTGACGAGTTCTTCGAGCTGACGGTGGACGATCTGAGAAGACGCTTGGCCCAGCTCAAGAGTGAGCG GAAGCGCCTGGAAGAAGCACCCTTGATGACTAAGGCCTTCAGGGAGGCGCAGATGAAGGAGAAGCTGGAGCGCTACCCAAAG GTGGCTCTGAGGGTCCTGTTCCCTGACCGCTACATCCTGCAGGGCTTCTTTCGCCCCAGCGAGACAG TAGGGGACTTGCGAGACTTCGTGAGGAGCCACTTGGGGCACCCTGAGCTGCCATTTTACCTGT GCACCTTCTGTCCTCAGTCATCACCCCTCCAAAAACAGTCCTGGACAACTACTCGTGCACCCTCTTTCAG CCCCACCCCAGACTGTGGCCCCGAGCAGCCTGGAGCCGGGAGGGGGATGCCTTCAGCCTGGCAGCTGCAGCACTCCACAGTGGTCCCGAGGCATCCGTCAGGCCCTGCCCCACCCCGCCTTCCTGAG GCGAACCTCTTCCCGGCTGCTCTGGTGCACTTTGGAGCCAAGGAACCAGCAG GTGTCTACCTGGAGCCTGGCCTGCTGGAGCGCACCATCTCCCCATCCGCGGCCGACGTGCTGGTGGCCAG GTACATGTCCAGAGCCACCAGGTCCCCTTCCCCATTGCCAGCCCCTAACCCTGCACCTGAGTCTGAGCCACCTGCTGAGGAGGGGGCGCTGGGCCCCACTGAGCCCATCTCAGAGATGGTTCCGCCTGTGAAGAGGAGCCTGGGCAAGGTGCCCAAGTGGCTGAAGCTGCCAG CCAACAAGAGGTGA
- the ASPSCR1 gene encoding tether containing UBX domain for GLUT4 isoform X14: protein MLVRFQRSVLDLSLQWRFANLPNNAKLEMVPASRSREGPENMVRIALQLDDGSRLQDTFCSGQTLWELLSHFAQTRDGLQQPGGATPVCVYTRDEVMGEAALRDTTLQSLGLTGGSASIRFVMKRCDPVGKTPASLGSSASAGQAAASPPLPLESGELCRGDLSRQEDVDTMGSSCEDLQKKQSMRAPMPAPFVPFSGGGQRLGGPSGPMRPLISSSAKLPTSLSSPGGPSKPKKSKPGQDPQQEPEPEPPVDREPVVCHPDLEERLQAWSAELPDEFFELTVDDLRRRLAQLKSERKRLEEAPLMTKAFREAQMKEKLERYPKVALRVLFPDRYILQGFFRPSETVGDLRDFVRSHLGHPELPFYLFITPPKTVLDNYSCTLFQANLFPAALVHFGAKEPAGVYLEPGLLERTISPSAADVLVARYMSRATRSPSPLPAPNPAPESEPPAEEGALGPTEPISEMVPPVKRSLGKVPKWLKLPANKR from the exons atgttggtcag GTTTCAGAGGAGCGTGCTCGACCTTTCTCTCCAGTGGAGATTTGCCAACCTACCCAATAATGCCAAGCTGGAGATGGTGCCCGCCTCCCGGAGCCGCGAGGGGCCCGAGAACATG GTTCGCATTGCTTTGCAGCTGGATGATGGCTCCAGGTTGCAGGACACCTTCTGTTCAGGCCAGACCCTCTGGGAGCTTCTCAGCCATTTTGCACAGACCAG GGACGGCCTGCAGCAGCCTGGTGGGGCGACCCCAGTGTGCGTGTACACAAGGGATGAG GTGATGGGTGAAGCTGCCCTGAGGGACACCACACTGCAGTCGCTGGGCCTCACGGGGGGCAGTGCCTCCATCAG GTTTGTCATGAAGCGCTGTGACCCTGTGGGCAAGACCCCAGCAAGCCTGGGCTCATCAGCGTCGGCTGGCCAGGCAGCTGCCAGCCCTCCACTCCCCTTGGAATCTGGGGAGCTCTGCCGTGGTGACCTGAGCCGTCAGGAGGACGTGGACACCATGGGGTCCAGCTGCGAGGATTTGCAGAAGAAGCAGAGCATGAGGGCGCCCATGCCTGCCCCCTTCGTTCCTTTCTCAGGCGGGGGACAGCGACTGGGGGGCCCCTCTGGGCCCATGAGGCCTCTGATTTCATCATCAGCCAAGTTGCCAACATCCCTCTCCAGCCCCGGAGGCCCCTCCAAGCCAAAGAAGTCCAAGCCTGGCCAGGATCCCCAGcaggagccagagccagagccg CCTGTGGACCGGGAGCCAGTGGTGTGCCACCCCGACCTGGAGGAGCGGCTGCAGGCCTGGTCGGCAGAGCTGCCTGACGAGTTCTTCGAGCTGACGGTGGACGATCTGAGAAGACGCTTGGCCCAGCTCAAGAGTGAGCG GAAGCGCCTGGAAGAAGCACCCTTGATGACTAAGGCCTTCAGGGAGGCGCAGATGAAGGAGAAGCTGGAGCGCTACCCAAAG GTGGCTCTGAGGGTCCTGTTCCCTGACCGCTACATCCTGCAGGGCTTCTTTCGCCCCAGCGAGACAG TAGGGGACTTGCGAGACTTCGTGAGGAGCCACTTGGGGCACCCTGAGCTGCCATTTTACCTGT TCATCACCCCTCCAAAAACAGTCCTGGACAACTACTCGTGCACCCTCTTTCAG GCGAACCTCTTCCCGGCTGCTCTGGTGCACTTTGGAGCCAAGGAACCAGCAG GTGTCTACCTGGAGCCTGGCCTGCTGGAGCGCACCATCTCCCCATCCGCGGCCGACGTGCTGGTGGCCAG GTACATGTCCAGAGCCACCAGGTCCCCTTCCCCATTGCCAGCCCCTAACCCTGCACCTGAGTCTGAGCCACCTGCTGAGGAGGGGGCGCTGGGCCCCACTGAGCCCATCTCAGAGATGGTTCCGCCTGTGAAGAGGAGCCTGGGCAAGGTGCCCAAGTGGCTGAAGCTGCCAG CCAACAAGAGGTGA
- the ASPSCR1 gene encoding tether containing UBX domain for GLUT4 isoform X5, with the protein MLVRFQRSVLDLSLQWRFANLPNNAKLEMVPASRSREGPENMVRIALQLDDGSRLQDTFCSGQTLWELLSHFAQTRDGLQQPGGATPVCVYTRDEVMGEAALRDTTLQSLGLTGGSASIRFVMKRCDPVGKTPASLGSSASAGQAAASPPLPLESGELCRGDLSRQEDVDTMGSSCEDLQKKQSMRAPMPAPFVPFSGGGQRLGGPSGPMRPLISSSAKLPTSLSSPGGPSKPKKSKPGQDPQQEPEPEPPVDREPVVCHPDLEERLQAWSAELPDEFFELTVDDLRRRLAQLKSERKRLEEAPLMTKAFREAQMKEKLERYPKVALRVLFPDRYILQGFFRPSETVGDLRDFVRSHLGHPELPFYLCTFCPQSSPLQKQSWTTTRAPSFSPTPDCGPEQPGAGRGMPSAWQLQHSTVVPRHPSGPAPPRLPEANLFPAALVHFGAKEPAGVYLEPGLLERTISPSAADVLVARYMSRATRSPSPLPAPNPAPESEPPAEEGALGPTEPISEMVPPVKRSLGKVPKWLKLPANKR; encoded by the exons atgttggtcag GTTTCAGAGGAGCGTGCTCGACCTTTCTCTCCAGTGGAGATTTGCCAACCTACCCAATAATGCCAAGCTGGAGATGGTGCCCGCCTCCCGGAGCCGCGAGGGGCCCGAGAACATG GTTCGCATTGCTTTGCAGCTGGATGATGGCTCCAGGTTGCAGGACACCTTCTGTTCAGGCCAGACCCTCTGGGAGCTTCTCAGCCATTTTGCACAGACCAG GGACGGCCTGCAGCAGCCTGGTGGGGCGACCCCAGTGTGCGTGTACACAAGGGATGAG GTGATGGGTGAAGCTGCCCTGAGGGACACCACACTGCAGTCGCTGGGCCTCACGGGGGGCAGTGCCTCCATCAG GTTTGTCATGAAGCGCTGTGACCCTGTGGGCAAGACCCCAGCAAGCCTGGGCTCATCAGCGTCGGCTGGCCAGGCAGCTGCCAGCCCTCCACTCCCCTTGGAATCTGGGGAGCTCTGCCGTGGTGACCTGAGCCGTCAGGAGGACGTGGACACCATGGGGTCCAGCTGCGAGGATTTGCAGAAGAAGCAGAGCATGAGGGCGCCCATGCCTGCCCCCTTCGTTCCTTTCTCAGGCGGGGGACAGCGACTGGGGGGCCCCTCTGGGCCCATGAGGCCTCTGATTTCATCATCAGCCAAGTTGCCAACATCCCTCTCCAGCCCCGGAGGCCCCTCCAAGCCAAAGAAGTCCAAGCCTGGCCAGGATCCCCAGcaggagccagagccagagccg CCTGTGGACCGGGAGCCAGTGGTGTGCCACCCCGACCTGGAGGAGCGGCTGCAGGCCTGGTCGGCAGAGCTGCCTGACGAGTTCTTCGAGCTGACGGTGGACGATCTGAGAAGACGCTTGGCCCAGCTCAAGAGTGAGCG GAAGCGCCTGGAAGAAGCACCCTTGATGACTAAGGCCTTCAGGGAGGCGCAGATGAAGGAGAAGCTGGAGCGCTACCCAAAG GTGGCTCTGAGGGTCCTGTTCCCTGACCGCTACATCCTGCAGGGCTTCTTTCGCCCCAGCGAGACAG TAGGGGACTTGCGAGACTTCGTGAGGAGCCACTTGGGGCACCCTGAGCTGCCATTTTACCTGT GCACCTTCTGTCCTCAGTCATCACCCCTCCAAAAACAGTCCTGGACAACTACTCGTGCACCCTCTTTCAG CCCCACCCCAGACTGTGGCCCCGAGCAGCCTGGAGCCGGGAGGGGGATGCCTTCAGCCTGGCAGCTGCAGCACTCCACAGTGGTCCCGAGGCATCCGTCAGGCCCTGCCCCACCCCGCCTTCCTGAG GCGAACCTCTTCCCGGCTGCTCTGGTGCACTTTGGAGCCAAGGAACCAGCAG GTGTCTACCTGGAGCCTGGCCTGCTGGAGCGCACCATCTCCCCATCCGCGGCCGACGTGCTGGTGGCCAG GTACATGTCCAGAGCCACCAGGTCCCCTTCCCCATTGCCAGCCCCTAACCCTGCACCTGAGTCTGAGCCACCTGCTGAGGAGGGGGCGCTGGGCCCCACTGAGCCCATCTCAGAGATGGTTCCGCCTGTGAAGAGGAGCCTGGGCAAGGTGCCCAAGTGGCTGAAGCTGCCAG CCAACAAGAGGTGA
- the ASPSCR1 gene encoding tether containing UBX domain for GLUT4 isoform X10, with amino-acid sequence MVPASRSREGPENMVRIALQLDDGSRLQDTFCSGQTLWELLSHFAQTRDGLQQPGGATPVCVYTRDEVMGEAALRDTTLQSLGLTGGSASIRFVMKRCDPVGKTPASLGSSASAGQAAASPPLPLESGELCRGDLSRQEDVDTMGSSCEDLQKKQSMRAPMPAPFVPFSGGGQRLGGPSGPMRPLISSSAKLPTSLSSPGGPSKPKKSKPGQDPQQEPEPEPPVDREPVVCHPDLEERLQAWSAELPDEFFELTVDDLRRRLAQLKSERKRLEEAPLMTKAFREAQMKEKLERYPKVALRVLFPDRYILQGFFRPSETVGDLRDFVRSHLGHPELPFYLCTFCPQSSPLQKQSWTTTRAPSFSPTPDCGPEQPGAGRGMPSAWQLQHSTVVPRHPSGPAPPRLPEANLFPAALVHFGAKEPAGVYLEPGLLERTISPSAADVLVARYMSRATRSPSPLPAPNPAPESEPPAEEGALGPTEPISEMVPPVKRSLGKVPKWLKLPANKR; translated from the exons ATGGTGCCCGCCTCCCGGAGCCGCGAGGGGCCCGAGAACATG GTTCGCATTGCTTTGCAGCTGGATGATGGCTCCAGGTTGCAGGACACCTTCTGTTCAGGCCAGACCCTCTGGGAGCTTCTCAGCCATTTTGCACAGACCAG GGACGGCCTGCAGCAGCCTGGTGGGGCGACCCCAGTGTGCGTGTACACAAGGGATGAG GTGATGGGTGAAGCTGCCCTGAGGGACACCACACTGCAGTCGCTGGGCCTCACGGGGGGCAGTGCCTCCATCAG GTTTGTCATGAAGCGCTGTGACCCTGTGGGCAAGACCCCAGCAAGCCTGGGCTCATCAGCGTCGGCTGGCCAGGCAGCTGCCAGCCCTCCACTCCCCTTGGAATCTGGGGAGCTCTGCCGTGGTGACCTGAGCCGTCAGGAGGACGTGGACACCATGGGGTCCAGCTGCGAGGATTTGCAGAAGAAGCAGAGCATGAGGGCGCCCATGCCTGCCCCCTTCGTTCCTTTCTCAGGCGGGGGACAGCGACTGGGGGGCCCCTCTGGGCCCATGAGGCCTCTGATTTCATCATCAGCCAAGTTGCCAACATCCCTCTCCAGCCCCGGAGGCCCCTCCAAGCCAAAGAAGTCCAAGCCTGGCCAGGATCCCCAGcaggagccagagccagagccg CCTGTGGACCGGGAGCCAGTGGTGTGCCACCCCGACCTGGAGGAGCGGCTGCAGGCCTGGTCGGCAGAGCTGCCTGACGAGTTCTTCGAGCTGACGGTGGACGATCTGAGAAGACGCTTGGCCCAGCTCAAGAGTGAGCG GAAGCGCCTGGAAGAAGCACCCTTGATGACTAAGGCCTTCAGGGAGGCGCAGATGAAGGAGAAGCTGGAGCGCTACCCAAAG GTGGCTCTGAGGGTCCTGTTCCCTGACCGCTACATCCTGCAGGGCTTCTTTCGCCCCAGCGAGACAG TAGGGGACTTGCGAGACTTCGTGAGGAGCCACTTGGGGCACCCTGAGCTGCCATTTTACCTGT GCACCTTCTGTCCTCAGTCATCACCCCTCCAAAAACAGTCCTGGACAACTACTCGTGCACCCTCTTTCAG CCCCACCCCAGACTGTGGCCCCGAGCAGCCTGGAGCCGGGAGGGGGATGCCTTCAGCCTGGCAGCTGCAGCACTCCACAGTGGTCCCGAGGCATCCGTCAGGCCCTGCCCCACCCCGCCTTCCTGAG GCGAACCTCTTCCCGGCTGCTCTGGTGCACTTTGGAGCCAAGGAACCAGCAG GTGTCTACCTGGAGCCTGGCCTGCTGGAGCGCACCATCTCCCCATCCGCGGCCGACGTGCTGGTGGCCAG GTACATGTCCAGAGCCACCAGGTCCCCTTCCCCATTGCCAGCCCCTAACCCTGCACCTGAGTCTGAGCCACCTGCTGAGGAGGGGGCGCTGGGCCCCACTGAGCCCATCTCAGAGATGGTTCCGCCTGTGAAGAGGAGCCTGGGCAAGGTGCCCAAGTGGCTGAAGCTGCCAG CCAACAAGAGGTGA
- the ASPSCR1 gene encoding tether containing UBX domain for GLUT4 isoform X3: MAAPAGGGGSAVSVLAPNGRRHTVKVTPSTVLLQVLEDTCRRQDFNPCEYDLKFQRSVLDLSLQWRFANLPNNAKLEMVPASRSREGPENMVRIALQLDDGSRLQDTFCSGQTLWELLSHFAQTRDGLQQPGGATPVCVYTRDEVMGEAALRDTTLQSLGLTGGSASIRFVMKRCDPVGKTPASLGSSASAGQAAASPPLPLESGELCRGDLSRQEDVDTMGSSCEDLQKKQSMRAPMPAPFVPFSGGGQRLGGPSGPMRPLISSSAKLPTSLSSPGGPSKPKKSKPGQDPQQEPEPEPPVDREPVVCHPDLEERLQAWSAELPDEFFELTVDDLRRRLAQLKSERKRLEEAPLMTKAFREAQMKEKLERYPKVALRVLFPDRYILQGFFRPSETVGDLRDFVRSHLGHPELPFYLCTFCPQSSPLQKQSWTTTRAPSFSPTPDCGPEQPGAGRGMPSAWQLQHSTVVPRHPSGPAPPRLPEANLFPAALVHFGAKEPAGTCPEPPGPLPHCQPLTLHLSLSHLLRRGRWAPLSPSQRWFRL, from the exons GTTTCAGAGGAGCGTGCTCGACCTTTCTCTCCAGTGGAGATTTGCCAACCTACCCAATAATGCCAAGCTGGAGATGGTGCCCGCCTCCCGGAGCCGCGAGGGGCCCGAGAACATG GTTCGCATTGCTTTGCAGCTGGATGATGGCTCCAGGTTGCAGGACACCTTCTGTTCAGGCCAGACCCTCTGGGAGCTTCTCAGCCATTTTGCACAGACCAG GGACGGCCTGCAGCAGCCTGGTGGGGCGACCCCAGTGTGCGTGTACACAAGGGATGAG GTGATGGGTGAAGCTGCCCTGAGGGACACCACACTGCAGTCGCTGGGCCTCACGGGGGGCAGTGCCTCCATCAG GTTTGTCATGAAGCGCTGTGACCCTGTGGGCAAGACCCCAGCAAGCCTGGGCTCATCAGCGTCGGCTGGCCAGGCAGCTGCCAGCCCTCCACTCCCCTTGGAATCTGGGGAGCTCTGCCGTGGTGACCTGAGCCGTCAGGAGGACGTGGACACCATGGGGTCCAGCTGCGAGGATTTGCAGAAGAAGCAGAGCATGAGGGCGCCCATGCCTGCCCCCTTCGTTCCTTTCTCAGGCGGGGGACAGCGACTGGGGGGCCCCTCTGGGCCCATGAGGCCTCTGATTTCATCATCAGCCAAGTTGCCAACATCCCTCTCCAGCCCCGGAGGCCCCTCCAAGCCAAAGAAGTCCAAGCCTGGCCAGGATCCCCAGcaggagccagagccagagccg CCTGTGGACCGGGAGCCAGTGGTGTGCCACCCCGACCTGGAGGAGCGGCTGCAGGCCTGGTCGGCAGAGCTGCCTGACGAGTTCTTCGAGCTGACGGTGGACGATCTGAGAAGACGCTTGGCCCAGCTCAAGAGTGAGCG GAAGCGCCTGGAAGAAGCACCCTTGATGACTAAGGCCTTCAGGGAGGCGCAGATGAAGGAGAAGCTGGAGCGCTACCCAAAG GTGGCTCTGAGGGTCCTGTTCCCTGACCGCTACATCCTGCAGGGCTTCTTTCGCCCCAGCGAGACAG TAGGGGACTTGCGAGACTTCGTGAGGAGCCACTTGGGGCACCCTGAGCTGCCATTTTACCTGT GCACCTTCTGTCCTCAGTCATCACCCCTCCAAAAACAGTCCTGGACAACTACTCGTGCACCCTCTTTCAG CCCCACCCCAGACTGTGGCCCCGAGCAGCCTGGAGCCGGGAGGGGGATGCCTTCAGCCTGGCAGCTGCAGCACTCCACAGTGGTCCCGAGGCATCCGTCAGGCCCTGCCCCACCCCGCCTTCCTGAG GCGAACCTCTTCCCGGCTGCTCTGGTGCACTTTGGAGCCAAGGAACCAGCAG GTACATGTCCAGAGCCACCAGGTCCCCTTCCCCATTGCCAGCCCCTAACCCTGCACCTGAGTCTGAGCCACCTGCTGAGGAGGGGGCGCTGGGCCCCACTGAGCCCATCTCAGAGATGGTTCCGCCTGTGA
- the ASPSCR1 gene encoding tether containing UBX domain for GLUT4 isoform X4: MAAPAGGGGSAVSVLAPNGRRHTVKVTPSTVLLQVLEDTCRRQDFNPCEYDLKFQRSVLDLSLQWRFANLPNNAKLEMVPASRSREGPENMVRIALQLDDGSRLQDTFCSGQTLWELLSHFAQTRDGLQQPGGATPVCVYTRDEVMGEAALRDTTLQSLGLTGGSASIRFVMKRCDPVGKTPASLGSSASAGQAAASPPLPLESGELCRGDLSRQEDVDTMGSSCEDLQKKQSMRAPMPAPFVPFSGGGQRLGGPSGPMRPLISSSAKLPTSLSSPGGPSKPKKSKPGQDPQQEPEPEPPVDREPVVCHPDLEERLQAWSAELPDEFFELTVDDLRRRLAQLKSERKRLEEAPLMTKAFREAQMKEKLERYPKVALRVLFPDRYILQGFFRPSETVGDLRDFVRSHLGHPELPFYLFITPPKTVLDNYSCTLFQANLFPAALVHFGAKEPAGVYLEPGLLERTISPSAADVLVARYMSRATRSPSPLPAPNPAPESEPPAEEGALGPTEPISEMVPPVKRSLGKVPKWLKLPANKR, from the exons GTTTCAGAGGAGCGTGCTCGACCTTTCTCTCCAGTGGAGATTTGCCAACCTACCCAATAATGCCAAGCTGGAGATGGTGCCCGCCTCCCGGAGCCGCGAGGGGCCCGAGAACATG GTTCGCATTGCTTTGCAGCTGGATGATGGCTCCAGGTTGCAGGACACCTTCTGTTCAGGCCAGACCCTCTGGGAGCTTCTCAGCCATTTTGCACAGACCAG GGACGGCCTGCAGCAGCCTGGTGGGGCGACCCCAGTGTGCGTGTACACAAGGGATGAG GTGATGGGTGAAGCTGCCCTGAGGGACACCACACTGCAGTCGCTGGGCCTCACGGGGGGCAGTGCCTCCATCAG GTTTGTCATGAAGCGCTGTGACCCTGTGGGCAAGACCCCAGCAAGCCTGGGCTCATCAGCGTCGGCTGGCCAGGCAGCTGCCAGCCCTCCACTCCCCTTGGAATCTGGGGAGCTCTGCCGTGGTGACCTGAGCCGTCAGGAGGACGTGGACACCATGGGGTCCAGCTGCGAGGATTTGCAGAAGAAGCAGAGCATGAGGGCGCCCATGCCTGCCCCCTTCGTTCCTTTCTCAGGCGGGGGACAGCGACTGGGGGGCCCCTCTGGGCCCATGAGGCCTCTGATTTCATCATCAGCCAAGTTGCCAACATCCCTCTCCAGCCCCGGAGGCCCCTCCAAGCCAAAGAAGTCCAAGCCTGGCCAGGATCCCCAGcaggagccagagccagagccg CCTGTGGACCGGGAGCCAGTGGTGTGCCACCCCGACCTGGAGGAGCGGCTGCAGGCCTGGTCGGCAGAGCTGCCTGACGAGTTCTTCGAGCTGACGGTGGACGATCTGAGAAGACGCTTGGCCCAGCTCAAGAGTGAGCG GAAGCGCCTGGAAGAAGCACCCTTGATGACTAAGGCCTTCAGGGAGGCGCAGATGAAGGAGAAGCTGGAGCGCTACCCAAAG GTGGCTCTGAGGGTCCTGTTCCCTGACCGCTACATCCTGCAGGGCTTCTTTCGCCCCAGCGAGACAG TAGGGGACTTGCGAGACTTCGTGAGGAGCCACTTGGGGCACCCTGAGCTGCCATTTTACCTGT TCATCACCCCTCCAAAAACAGTCCTGGACAACTACTCGTGCACCCTCTTTCAG GCGAACCTCTTCCCGGCTGCTCTGGTGCACTTTGGAGCCAAGGAACCAGCAG GTGTCTACCTGGAGCCTGGCCTGCTGGAGCGCACCATCTCCCCATCCGCGGCCGACGTGCTGGTGGCCAG GTACATGTCCAGAGCCACCAGGTCCCCTTCCCCATTGCCAGCCCCTAACCCTGCACCTGAGTCTGAGCCACCTGCTGAGGAGGGGGCGCTGGGCCCCACTGAGCCCATCTCAGAGATGGTTCCGCCTGTGAAGAGGAGCCTGGGCAAGGTGCCCAAGTGGCTGAAGCTGCCAG CCAACAAGAGGTGA
- the ASPSCR1 gene encoding tether containing UBX domain for GLUT4 isoform X8 has translation MAAPAGGGGSAVSVLAPNGRRHTVKVTPSTVLLQVLEDTCRRQDFNPCEYDLKFQRSVLDLSLQWRFANLPNNAKLEMVPASRSREGPENMVRIALQLDDGSRLQDTFCSGQTLWELLSHFAQTRDGLQQPGGATPVCVYTRDEVMGEAALRDTTLQSLGLTGGSASIRFVMKRCDPVGKTPASLGSSASAGQAAASPPLPLESGELCRGDLSRQEDVDTMGSSCEDLQKKQSMRAPMPAPFVPFSGGGQRLGGPSGPMRPLISSSAKLPTSLSSPGGPSKPKKSKPGQDPQQEPEPEPPVDREPVVCHPDLEERLQAWSAELPDEFFELTVDDLRRRLAQLKSERKRLEEAPLMTKAFREAQMKEKLERYPKVALRVLFPDRYILQGFFRPSETVGDLRDFVRSHLGHPELPFYLCTFCPQSSPLQKQSWTTTRAPSFRRTSSRLLWCTLEPRNQQVSTWSLACWSAPSPHPRPTCWWPGTCPEPPGPLPHCQPLTLHLSLSHLLRRGRWAPLSPSQRWFRL, from the exons GTTTCAGAGGAGCGTGCTCGACCTTTCTCTCCAGTGGAGATTTGCCAACCTACCCAATAATGCCAAGCTGGAGATGGTGCCCGCCTCCCGGAGCCGCGAGGGGCCCGAGAACATG GTTCGCATTGCTTTGCAGCTGGATGATGGCTCCAGGTTGCAGGACACCTTCTGTTCAGGCCAGACCCTCTGGGAGCTTCTCAGCCATTTTGCACAGACCAG GGACGGCCTGCAGCAGCCTGGTGGGGCGACCCCAGTGTGCGTGTACACAAGGGATGAG GTGATGGGTGAAGCTGCCCTGAGGGACACCACACTGCAGTCGCTGGGCCTCACGGGGGGCAGTGCCTCCATCAG GTTTGTCATGAAGCGCTGTGACCCTGTGGGCAAGACCCCAGCAAGCCTGGGCTCATCAGCGTCGGCTGGCCAGGCAGCTGCCAGCCCTCCACTCCCCTTGGAATCTGGGGAGCTCTGCCGTGGTGACCTGAGCCGTCAGGAGGACGTGGACACCATGGGGTCCAGCTGCGAGGATTTGCAGAAGAAGCAGAGCATGAGGGCGCCCATGCCTGCCCCCTTCGTTCCTTTCTCAGGCGGGGGACAGCGACTGGGGGGCCCCTCTGGGCCCATGAGGCCTCTGATTTCATCATCAGCCAAGTTGCCAACATCCCTCTCCAGCCCCGGAGGCCCCTCCAAGCCAAAGAAGTCCAAGCCTGGCCAGGATCCCCAGcaggagccagagccagagccg CCTGTGGACCGGGAGCCAGTGGTGTGCCACCCCGACCTGGAGGAGCGGCTGCAGGCCTGGTCGGCAGAGCTGCCTGACGAGTTCTTCGAGCTGACGGTGGACGATCTGAGAAGACGCTTGGCCCAGCTCAAGAGTGAGCG GAAGCGCCTGGAAGAAGCACCCTTGATGACTAAGGCCTTCAGGGAGGCGCAGATGAAGGAGAAGCTGGAGCGCTACCCAAAG GTGGCTCTGAGGGTCCTGTTCCCTGACCGCTACATCCTGCAGGGCTTCTTTCGCCCCAGCGAGACAG TAGGGGACTTGCGAGACTTCGTGAGGAGCCACTTGGGGCACCCTGAGCTGCCATTTTACCTGT GCACCTTCTGTCCTCAGTCATCACCCCTCCAAAAACAGTCCTGGACAACTACTCGTGCACCCTCTTTCAG GCGAACCTCTTCCCGGCTGCTCTGGTGCACTTTGGAGCCAAGGAACCAGCAG GTGTCTACCTGGAGCCTGGCCTGCTGGAGCGCACCATCTCCCCATCCGCGGCCGACGTGCTGGTGGCCAG GTACATGTCCAGAGCCACCAGGTCCCCTTCCCCATTGCCAGCCCCTAACCCTGCACCTGAGTCTGAGCCACCTGCTGAGGAGGGGGCGCTGGGCCCCACTGAGCCCATCTCAGAGATGGTTCCGCCTGTGA